From the Fusobacterium ulcerans ATCC 49185 genome, the window ACTCTAAAAACTATTGATAATATTAAAACTAATTATCTTCCTAAACAAAAATATGATTATCTTGTCATAATAAAAGGTGGAGGAATCACAACTAATATTTTTAATAATATTGAGTTATGCAAAAAGATTCTTGAATTAGATATCCCTATTATTACTGCTCTGGGACATGCTGATGACAATGATATACTTCTTTGTAAATTGGCAGATATAAATATCAATACTCCATCTATTTTAGGAAAAACTCTTTTAGATATAATAAAAAAATATGAAAAGAAAAAATATGTTTATTCTGAAAAGAAATTTTCTGATTCTCTTGTTTCATCTTTTGATAATGCTCCTGTTGAAAATGAAAATATAGTTCAAAAATATAAAAAAGAAATAGATGAGAAAAATAAAATTATTTCGCTTCATGAAAACAATATCAGAACTTTAAAACTTAATGTTAATGAAAAAAATAATTCTATAGCAAGGCTCAAAGAAGAAAATGAAGAAAAGAATAGAGAACTTAGCAAAAGAAGATTTCAGCTTATAATCTGTTTTGTCATTATTATTTTTTTAATTCTTCTTTCTGTGTTTTTTAAATTATCAGAATCTAAGGTAGAGGTAATTGAAGAGATAAAACCAATAGAAAATGTTACGGCTGCTCTTCCAGCTAATAAAGGAAATGAAGAGGATAAAAAAAAGATTCAGAAAGATGAAGAAGTAGAGAAAGTTGAAATCTCTGCTCCTAAAAAAATTGTTTCTATTATTTCATCACTTCCTGCCCCTGAAAAAATAGAGGTAAAGCCTGCAGAAAAAGTAAAAACTGAAAAGATTAAAACAAGTGAAACTACTGTTCCTCCTAAACCTAAAAAACTTGTATATTCAGAAGATGAGGTATACACAAGACTTATCTGGAAAGGATATAGAGGAGAAAGGGCACTCTATGAATTCCAAAGAGATAATGGTATGCCTCAAACTGGAAAAATTGATGAAAAGCTTTTAAATAAGCTTGGAATAAAACCAAGATTCAAATAACTTAAAAAGGCTATTACTATATGTAAGATTATGAAAAAATTCCTGTAAATCATAACTTTCTATAATAAAAAATTTTAAATTCTTAAAGTAGTAATATTTTGCAATGAAAATAGTATAAATCATATTTTTTTATGTTAAAGACACTCTCAAATGAAAGTGTCTTTTTATATTCTAAATCTCATTTATTCTCAAAAATAATCTTCAAATGCTATCAATTTTTTATCTAGAATTATCATCTGAATGTCATAAAGTTGTTATAAATAGAATATTTAATAAAGATTAAATCATATGAATATTTTTTATTTTATTGCCTCAAATATACTAATTATTTCTTCCTGTTTTTTCATATCTGCTTCTAGTTCTTTTTTAGCCTGTCCATATTTTTTTGCTAATTCTTGATATTGTGCTTTATAAAATCTATTCTCTTTTACACTTTGAATTATTTTTTCCTTTTCTACTATTTCTAAATATACTTTTCTTTGTGAAGCTAGTGTTCTCTCTGCTTCTTCTGCTTCAGCTTTTCTTTGATTGTACATTGCTTTTTCTTCTGCCTCTAATTTTTGAAGATTGAGTTCAAGCTGTTTCATTGTTGACATTACATCTGTTGCTGAATATGATATTGCTGATACTGCTAATATACATCCTATTAACATCTTTTTCATTTTCTTTCCCCCTTATTTGTTCTCTTCTTTTTTCTTTGGATCTTCTACCTTTATATATTCTTTTAAAGTATCATTTATTTTATATTTTTCTACTAATTCATTTATTACTTTTACCTTTTCTTCACCTAGTTTTTGATTAAATAATGCCTGTTGAAGTTGTGGATATACTTCTACTGTATTCTTATCTTTTAATACTTCTGTATTATTTTTATATACTTCTAACAATTCATAATCATATATTTTTACTGTTTTCTGCGCTATTGAATTAAGATAGAATTCTATTTCCATGTTAAGTTTCATTTCCTCAAGATACTTTTTTTCCTCTTCTGTATATTCTTTCTTTTCCATTTCTGCAAGGATGGCCTTTCTTACTAAAAGCTGTGCAATAGCATCCTTATTTTCTCCTAAAGTTTCCAATTCTTTTTTTGTTAATTTAATCATTGTTATCTCCTCCAAGATGTTATATTTTTATTTTCTTATTTTTTAATTTATTTTTCTTCTGTTATTTCATCATTCTCTACTAATGTATATGGTATGTTTTCCAATACTTCTTTTAATTGTTCGTTATTTAATTTTAGTCTTTTTAAAATAACTTTTGAATTTTCTATATAGATGCTTATAAGTCCAGTGCTGTTTTCTAAAACTTTTTCCAATAGAATTATTACATTTGCTTCTTCTTTACTTTCAACTGAATTTAAATATTTTAATTCTAAATATCTTTTATTTAATATTTCTCCTCTTAACCAGTAAATATTTCCTAAAAATTTATAATAAAATTTTATTCCTTTCTGTTTTTTTAATTTCCTTACTGAGATATAGTTTCTTATAAAATTTAAAAGGCAAATAAGGAAAATGAGGAAAAATAAAACTACTGCTATTAAGTAAGTTCTGTTACATATCATTAAAAATTCTATAATCTTCTCTTTATCCATAGTATTTATTTCCCCTTTTTGTTATTTTTAAGTATGAGACCATTTTTCAATGATCTCATACTATTTTAATTACTAGAATTTGTAATTGAATCTTACTCCATATTTTACTGATGAATCTTCTCTGTTTCCTTCATCTGCTGCCTCTACTTCAAATGTTACTCCCATATAGTTGGCTTTCTCCACTGTCAGTCCTACTTTTCCTATCAGTTTTCCTTCTCTTTCATCTGGAGTAATCAAGCTGTAATATCCTTCTCCTCCATTTTTAAGTCTTGCTTTGTTTCCATCATAGTTATCTCCAAGTTCATATGCATATTTTACATCTGCTGTTACTTTTACTGATATATCATTTCCTGCATAGATTCTTTGGGATGCTTTCACTCCTGCTCCCAGTTGTGCGCTTAAGTAGTCATCATCTTTAATCTGTACTTCAAGTCCGCCATTGCTTCCTGCGCTTTCTGTAAAACCATCTACTTTTCCATACTCTAAATCTAAATCTGCATATATATCCAATTCCCTTGATAAATCTGTATAGATTACTTTTGTAAGTCTGTTATCAAGTGCTACAGAATAAGTATTGTACTCTCCCTTATTTTCAAATGTTTCATGAAGGTTAAGCTTTCTCTTAGCTATATGTCTGTTGTATCCTAGTTCTATTCTTGACAGCCATGATACTTTATGTTCCTCACTTAGATTTTTAACTCTATGTACTCCTGCTCTCAATGAATATACATCCTCTTTTGATCCACCATCGTCAAAGTCAAACTTTGATCCTGCAAATCCTATTGTATATCCATATTTGCTTCCATACTCTGTTCCTTCTTTCTCTTTCATATATAGAAGTCCCATTACCTTGTAATCATATTCATCTATTCCTAATGTAGAATCTTTGTAGTTTCCATCAGCATAGATTACACTATACTTACTGCTGTCTTTAGTTAGATTGTATGATGATTCAAGCTCATAGAAAGAGTTATCAAATGCTCTGTTGATATCCTGCATTCTTCCTTGGATAGTTGAATAGATATCTCCTCTTGTTTCCCCTAGCATTTTCCCTGCTTCTTTTTTATAATCCTCTTCTGATAATCCTGATAAATAATGGTTAAGACCTTTTAAAATATCTTTATCCTCCGAATTTCCATTTCCCATTAATATATTATCTAATCCTTTATCCAAATTATCAAACTGATTTCCAATAGTAATATCAGCATATGGTCTTTTAACTATTATTAAATCTCCATCTCTATCTATATCTGCTACCCATAATGGTGAGAGATTTGGAGATACTTTTCCTCCAGAAAGAGCTCCATCAACTGTGTTTAAAAACCCTTCTATTTTATATGTATATCCATTTCCAGTTAGTGCAAAATTAGGAAGTATATTTACTTCTCCTGTTACACTGTCTGCTTCAAATACTGGTTTTCCTGTTATATCTACAAATACTCCATTTAGATCCAGAGTTCCATCAACAGTTATTGTTCCACCAAGAGCGTGAAGCTTATCATTTATTGTAACATTTCCATTTTTATCTATTTGAATACTTCCAGTTGATATAACAGTTCCATCAGATATCAAATCACCAGTTCCACCAGGAAGTATATAGATGTTACCATGGTTTACTATTTGTCCATCTCCAAAAATTCCAGTTCCATTTAATATACTTATTGTACCTTTATTTTCTAGCATAGCTCCTGTAGCAACGTACATTCCTATACCCTCTGTTACATTGATAACTCCTGAGGTATTATTTACTATTGTTGAGCCTGAGTATCCAGCCATTCCTATACTCTCTCCTGCAGTATTAATAGTTCCACCTAAATTAATAGTTCCATTATTTTCTGCTATTGCACCACCTTTAACTATAACCCCTATTCCACCATTATCAACATTTATTATTCCAGATGCTTGATTTATAAATAAATTTCCTTTTTCAGCACTATAAACTCCCACTGAAAGAGTTTCATTTACATTTATTATTCCAGTGTTAGAAACTGTAGTTCCTCCACTCATAAATATTCCAACCGAATTTATGTTGTCACCTGTTGTTCCTGGATTACCATCTGGTCCAAAACTTGTTTTACCAACAGTTATAACTCCTGAATTGTGAATTGTATTTGTTCCGTTTGAATAGATACCAATCGCTGATTCTTCTAAACTTATATTAGCATTATTTGTTATTGTTCCTGATGTTTCTGTCGCATATATTCCGTATCCTTTTTTATCTACTGTAAATGTTCCTGCTCCAACTGTTATATCTCCAGAACCACCTATTTTATAGATTCCTATAGAAGAATTTCCTATTGCTATATCTCCATTAGAAGCTATATCTCCATCTCCTTTTGAAACAATTCCAAAACTTGTGTTTATTCCAATAGTAAATCCACCTGATATATTAATATCTATGTTCTCTCCAAAAATTCCAATAGCGCTATTGTCTCCAACAGTATGAGTTCCATTAATTACATCTATTTTAGC encodes:
- a CDS encoding exodeoxyribonuclease VII large subunit produces the protein MEIIHFNSIVCTELCKIQGYLNFTSEKKVTLIGRYVETKLIPVKNFYLTIFEDLEKNNITVKIPEKIYIKYNQFEKNCVYKIQGLLTIYSDQFSDSMKTYVQVKIDNIEEIKKLENSSEYTPDYQKLLNDKNGLLSIMERKKESKIFSKDFITSKISNEEKINFLVLTSNLFEKNGKTSDILNDLYSEEEIKENIEKNEKQIEYNKKKLDRYFNFSSENDKNIIRSSFNNLDQTLKTIDNIKTNYLPKQKYDYLVIIKGGGITTNIFNNIELCKKILELDIPIITALGHADDNDILLCKLADININTPSILGKTLLDIIKKYEKKKYVYSEKKFSDSLVSSFDNAPVENENIVQKYKKEIDEKNKIISLHENNIRTLKLNVNEKNNSIARLKEENEEKNRELSKRRFQLIICFVIIIFLILLSVFFKLSESKVEVIEEIKPIENVTAALPANKGNEEDKKKIQKDEEVEKVEISAPKKIVSIISSLPAPEKIEVKPAEKVKTEKIKTSETTVPPKPKKLVYSEDEVYTRLIWKGYRGERALYEFQRDNGMPQTGKIDEKLLNKLGIKPRFK
- a CDS encoding adhesion protein FadA codes for the protein MKKMLIGCILAVSAISYSATDVMSTMKQLELNLQKLEAEEKAMYNQRKAEAEEAERTLASQRKVYLEIVEKEKIIQSVKENRFYKAQYQELAKKYGQAKKELEADMKKQEEIISIFEAIK